One genomic region from Stackebrandtia nassauensis DSM 44728 encodes:
- a CDS encoding AfsR/SARP family transcriptional regulator — protein sequence MTCDIRVLGPVTVVNAGEPLDLGHRRQRTVFALLAAQVGTEVSMSWLAEQVWESRPPLRARDTLYTYLSRLRKLLSAVDEVELRRRRNGYLLAADATTVDLCRFRDLSARAARVDGPEALALRRQALGLWRGDAFADVAAPLLDTLGATLEYERFGVELEFHDALLREGRGTEALPRLRDLVDGNPLDERLAGQYLLALHASGATDDALAYFETLRNRLLADRGTEPGDRIRRLRDGLRNAEGAAAMPSAMVPRQLPGDTAVFAGRETELARLDALALHPGGESIVAISGTAGVGKTTLAVRWAHRAAKHFPDGQLYVDMRGFGPSERVVTPSEAIRGLLAGLGVPADRIPSDFDAQTALYRGHLAGRRVLVVFDNARDAAQVRPLLPGGAGCVAVVTSRNALTGLLAPDAAASLTVDTMPLPDCRALLANRIGATRGSDPAATDELIEACARLPLALSIVAARAVTDVSLTPARLSAQLRDERTRLDHLDAGDNVANVRAVFSWSYRALSPEAARLFRLLSLHPRGEISAAAAASLAGTDLAPARGALSELVDAGLLSRHGGDFGFHDLLFEYSRGQCRSHETASATRAAITRVLNHFVRTAYAASRLAGPYRRAVPIDVSWAESVTSELGTADEALDWLRSRKSVLLAGVRLAAEHGVDRCVTDLAWSLSDFLNRNRHCEDAVAAQRLAVAAAHRLGDRAALARAHRGAARGLTVLGHFDEAERDLRTALELFEALDDDGGRADVLSGFGFLCNQRGDHAKGLEVTMRAVELLRAGGHIPELIRELGNAGWFHAQLGDHEAAMAYCVESLELAERAGELSLRNAQWSSLGYVAFRQGDHRQAIEYYEHALALDRGSQQDRPHEAATLAYLAQVHEAIGDHDRARSYRRESRAILDELGLPVPPDQP from the coding sequence GTGACCTGCGACATCCGGGTGCTGGGCCCGGTGACCGTCGTGAACGCTGGTGAACCCCTCGACCTGGGACATCGTCGGCAACGGACGGTGTTCGCCCTCCTCGCCGCCCAGGTGGGAACCGAGGTCTCGATGTCGTGGCTGGCCGAACAGGTGTGGGAATCACGTCCGCCGCTGCGCGCCCGCGACACCTTGTACACCTATCTGTCCCGGCTGCGCAAGCTCTTGTCCGCTGTGGACGAGGTGGAACTGCGGCGGCGCCGCAACGGTTACCTGCTCGCCGCCGACGCCACCACCGTCGACCTGTGCCGGTTTCGCGACCTGTCCGCGCGGGCGGCGCGCGTCGACGGGCCCGAGGCGCTCGCGTTGCGGCGACAGGCGCTGGGATTGTGGCGGGGCGACGCGTTCGCCGACGTCGCGGCACCGCTGCTCGACACGCTGGGCGCCACATTGGAGTATGAGCGTTTCGGTGTGGAGCTGGAGTTCCATGACGCGCTGTTGCGGGAGGGGCGGGGCACCGAAGCGCTGCCGAGGCTGCGCGACCTCGTCGATGGGAACCCACTGGACGAGCGCCTGGCCGGACAGTACCTGCTCGCCCTGCACGCGAGTGGCGCGACCGACGATGCCCTCGCGTACTTCGAGACCCTGCGGAACCGGCTGCTGGCCGACCGGGGTACCGAACCCGGCGACCGGATCCGGCGCCTGCGTGACGGACTCCGGAACGCCGAGGGCGCCGCCGCGATGCCATCCGCGATGGTGCCCCGGCAGCTACCCGGCGACACCGCGGTCTTCGCCGGTCGTGAAACGGAGCTGGCCCGGCTCGACGCGTTGGCGCTCCACCCCGGCGGCGAGTCCATCGTGGCGATCAGTGGGACCGCCGGGGTCGGCAAGACGACCCTGGCCGTGCGCTGGGCACATCGAGCGGCGAAGCACTTCCCCGATGGACAGTTGTATGTGGACATGCGTGGCTTCGGTCCCTCCGAACGCGTGGTCACCCCGTCCGAGGCGATTCGCGGACTCCTGGCGGGACTCGGTGTTCCCGCCGACCGGATACCGTCCGATTTCGACGCCCAGACGGCGCTGTACCGCGGCCACCTCGCCGGTCGCCGCGTCCTCGTCGTCTTCGACAACGCCCGCGATGCCGCCCAGGTGCGACCGCTGCTGCCCGGCGGGGCGGGTTGCGTGGCGGTGGTGACCAGCCGCAACGCCCTCACCGGGCTGCTGGCCCCCGACGCGGCGGCCTCGCTGACCGTCGACACGATGCCGCTGCCCGACTGCCGGGCCCTGCTGGCCAACCGGATCGGCGCCACCCGGGGCAGTGACCCGGCCGCGACCGACGAGCTCATTGAGGCGTGCGCGCGGCTGCCGCTGGCGCTGAGCATCGTGGCCGCGCGGGCCGTCACCGACGTGAGTCTCACCCCGGCGCGGCTGTCCGCCCAGTTGCGCGACGAGCGAACCAGGCTGGACCACCTCGACGCCGGGGACAACGTGGCCAACGTCAGGGCGGTGTTCTCGTGGTCCTATCGGGCGTTGAGTCCCGAGGCGGCCCGGCTGTTCCGGCTGCTGAGCCTGCACCCGCGCGGCGAGATCTCGGCCGCGGCGGCGGCCAGTCTGGCGGGAACCGATCTCGCCCCTGCCCGCGGCGCACTGTCCGAACTGGTCGACGCCGGGCTGCTGAGCCGCCACGGCGGCGACTTCGGCTTCCACGACCTGCTGTTCGAGTACTCCCGCGGACAGTGCCGCTCCCACGAGACCGCCTCCGCGACCCGGGCGGCGATCACCCGGGTGCTGAACCACTTCGTACGCACCGCGTACGCGGCATCCCGGCTGGCCGGACCATACCGCCGGGCCGTCCCGATCGACGTCTCCTGGGCGGAGTCCGTGACCAGCGAGCTCGGCACCGCCGACGAGGCCCTGGACTGGTTGCGGTCCCGCAAGTCGGTGCTGCTGGCAGGGGTACGGCTGGCCGCCGAACACGGTGTGGACCGCTGCGTCACCGACCTGGCCTGGTCGCTGTCGGACTTCCTCAACCGCAACCGGCACTGCGAGGACGCGGTCGCGGCGCAACGGCTTGCCGTGGCCGCGGCCCACCGGCTCGGCGACCGGGCAGCACTGGCCCGCGCCCACCGCGGCGCGGCCCGCGGGCTCACCGTCCTGGGACACTTCGATGAAGCCGAGCGGGACCTGCGAACCGCCCTCGAACTCTTCGAGGCACTCGACGACGACGGCGGCCGGGCCGATGTCCTGTCGGGCTTCGGTTTCCTGTGCAACCAGCGCGGGGACCACGCCAAGGGTCTAGAGGTCACGATGCGAGCGGTGGAACTGCTCCGCGCGGGCGGACACATCCCCGAGCTGATCCGCGAACTCGGCAACGCCGGTTGGTTCCACGCGCAACTGGGCGACCACGAGGCCGCCATGGCCTACTGCGTCGAGTCGCTGGAACTGGCCGAGCGGGCCGGCGAACTGTCACTGCGCAACGCGCAGTGGAGCAGCCTCGGCTACGTCGCCTTCCGGCAGGGCGACCACCGACAGGCCATCGAGTACTACGAACACGCGCTGGCCCTGGATCGCGGCAGTCAGCAGGACCGGCCCCACGAGGCCGCGACCCTCGCGTACCTGGCACAGGTGCACGAGGCGATCGGCGACCACGATCGGGCCCGGTCCTACCGACGCGAGTCGAGGGCCATCCTGGACGAACTGGGACTGCCGGTCCCGCCCGATCAGCCCTGA
- a CDS encoding ABC-F family ATP-binding cassette domain-containing protein, whose product MGYVDVSGVSYALPDGRVLFSDVSFRVGEGAKVALIGANGTGKTTLMRMVAGDIDPVEGAIARSGGLGVMRQLVGMRESERTLSQLALSLAPPRVRERGERLGRAEQRLAEAEKRGKYSGAAEKAQVEYADAITAWGDAGGYEFEVLCDTVSVSILELPWDETRNRPLNTLSGGEQKRFALELLLRGPEEVLLLDEPDNFLDVPAKRELEERVNASEKSILMVSHDREVLANTAQRIVTLEAGDVWTHGGGFATWHEARVARHDRLEELRRRWDEEHQKLKDLVIMYRQKASYNADMASRLRAAETRLAKFEAAGPPPLPPKDQNIKMKLRGGRTGKRAIMCEQLELENLTFPFDLEVWYGDRVAILGANGTGKSHFLRLLARGGSDGDGPVDGVRLDPVAHNGKARLGARVLPGHFSQTHDRPELSGRTLRQILWEGDEYRRSMDRSAAMNALNRYELTAQSEQTFGTLSGGQQARFMVLLLELSGATCLLLDEPTDNLDLASAEALEEGLNAFEGTVLAVTHDRWFTRGFDRFVLFGADGEVTETEEPVWDVR is encoded by the coding sequence ATGGGCTATGTCGATGTATCCGGGGTCTCCTACGCGTTGCCCGACGGACGGGTGCTGTTCAGCGACGTCTCGTTTCGGGTGGGCGAGGGCGCGAAGGTCGCGCTGATCGGCGCCAACGGCACCGGCAAGACCACCCTGATGCGGATGGTCGCCGGGGACATCGACCCCGTCGAGGGTGCCATCGCGCGTTCCGGCGGACTGGGCGTGATGCGGCAGCTGGTCGGGATGCGCGAGTCGGAGCGGACGCTGTCGCAGCTGGCGCTGTCGCTGGCGCCGCCCCGGGTGCGGGAGCGCGGCGAGCGACTGGGACGGGCCGAGCAGCGGCTGGCCGAGGCCGAGAAACGGGGCAAGTACTCCGGGGCGGCCGAGAAGGCGCAGGTGGAGTACGCCGACGCGATCACCGCGTGGGGAGACGCCGGCGGCTACGAGTTCGAGGTCCTGTGCGACACCGTCTCGGTGTCGATTCTGGAACTGCCGTGGGACGAGACCCGCAACCGGCCGCTGAACACGCTGTCGGGCGGGGAGCAGAAACGGTTCGCGCTGGAGCTGTTGTTGCGCGGCCCCGAGGAGGTGCTGCTGCTGGACGAGCCGGACAACTTCCTGGACGTCCCCGCCAAGCGGGAACTGGAGGAGCGCGTCAACGCCTCCGAGAAGTCGATCCTGATGGTCTCGCACGACCGGGAGGTGCTGGCCAACACCGCGCAGCGGATCGTGACGCTGGAGGCCGGGGACGTGTGGACGCACGGCGGCGGTTTCGCCACCTGGCACGAGGCCCGCGTGGCCCGGCACGACCGGCTGGAGGAGCTGCGGCGCCGCTGGGACGAGGAACACCAGAAGCTCAAGGACCTGGTGATCATGTACCGGCAGAAGGCCAGTTACAACGCCGACATGGCATCCCGGCTGCGGGCGGCCGAGACCCGGCTGGCCAAGTTCGAGGCCGCCGGTCCGCCGCCGTTGCCGCCCAAGGACCAGAACATCAAGATGAAACTGCGCGGCGGCCGCACCGGCAAACGCGCGATCATGTGCGAGCAACTGGAACTGGAGAACCTGACCTTCCCGTTCGACCTGGAGGTCTGGTACGGCGACCGGGTGGCGATCCTGGGCGCCAACGGAACCGGGAAGTCGCACTTCCTGCGGCTGCTGGCCCGGGGCGGCAGCGACGGTGACGGCCCTGTGGACGGTGTCCGGCTGGACCCGGTGGCGCACAACGGAAAAGCACGCCTGGGCGCGCGCGTCCTTCCTGGGCACTTCTCGCAGACCCACGACCGGCCGGAACTGTCGGGCCGGACGCTGCGCCAGATCCTGTGGGAGGGCGACGAGTACCGGCGGTCGATGGACCGCTCGGCGGCCATGAACGCGCTCAACCGTTACGAGCTGACGGCGCAGTCCGAGCAGACCTTCGGGACCCTGTCGGGCGGGCAGCAGGCCCGGTTCATGGTGCTGCTGCTGGAGCTGTCGGGCGCGACCTGTCTGCTGCTGGACGAACCGACCGACAACCTGGACCTGGCCAGCGCCGAGGCACTGGAGGAGGGCCTGAACGCTTTCGAGGGCACGGTTCTGGCGGTCACGCACGACCGCTGGTTCACCCGGGGCTTCGACAGGTTCGTCCTGTTCGGAGCCGACGGCGAGGTCACCGAGACCGAGGAACCGGTATGGGACGTCCGCTGA
- a CDS encoding endonuclease/exonuclease/phosphatase family protein — translation MSNRRLTWSRRSLLNGAVGAAVVLGLTGSTGPAEPFPRSAADRRTGNDKWLRAASFNIHHGASPDDVLDLERIARRIEALNVDVIGLQEVDRFWKRSDHVDQPAWLSRRLGLHVAFGLNELRRSDGAGRRREYGTAILSRWPIRETRNVALPRWDDHARHGLLRTEIDMPGGSLSFATTHLIHAHHDEERAAQAKAVAKQFADDARRSVVVGDFNDEPNTPAIAAMTRRFTDAWAVAGSGKGYSYSSTKPKRRIDYVFGSEDLEPRAMTVDDTDPRASDHLPILTEFEL, via the coding sequence ATGTCGAACCGCAGACTCACGTGGTCGCGGCGCTCGCTGCTGAACGGCGCCGTCGGTGCGGCGGTGGTGCTGGGTCTCACCGGCAGTACCGGCCCGGCGGAGCCGTTCCCGCGCTCGGCCGCCGATCGCCGGACCGGGAACGACAAGTGGCTGCGAGCCGCGTCGTTCAACATCCACCATGGAGCAAGCCCGGACGACGTGCTCGACCTGGAACGGATCGCCCGCCGTATCGAGGCACTGAACGTCGATGTCATCGGATTGCAGGAGGTGGACCGGTTCTGGAAACGCAGCGACCATGTTGACCAACCGGCGTGGCTGTCGAGACGGCTCGGCCTGCACGTCGCGTTCGGGCTCAACGAGTTGCGGCGATCCGACGGCGCGGGCCGACGCCGCGAGTACGGCACCGCGATCCTGTCGCGCTGGCCGATCCGCGAGACCCGCAACGTCGCGCTGCCGCGCTGGGACGATCACGCGCGGCACGGGCTGCTGCGCACCGAGATCGACATGCCGGGCGGGTCGCTGTCCTTCGCCACCACGCATCTCATCCACGCGCACCATGACGAGGAACGCGCGGCGCAGGCCAAGGCGGTCGCGAAACAGTTCGCCGACGACGCCCGCCGCAGCGTCGTCGTGGGCGACTTCAACGACGAGCCGAACACGCCCGCGATCGCGGCGATGACGCGGCGGTTCACCGACGCGTGGGCGGTGGCCGGTTCCGGGAAGGGATACAGCTACTCGTCCACGAAACCCAAGCGCCGCATCGATTACGTGTTCGGCTCCGAAGACCTGGAGCCGCGTGCGATGACCGTCGACGACACCGACCCGCGGGCTTCGGATCACCTGCCGATCCTGACCGAGTTCGAACTGTGA
- a CDS encoding endonuclease/exonuclease/phosphatase family protein, which yields MRQRQFAVSRRSLLGGLAIGAIGVTLGAPGTASARRAEARFGCFNIHHGASPDDVMDLERIARRIEALNCDVIGLQEVDRFWKRSGFVDEPAWLAERLGLEVAFGANLDLAPEEPGRPRRQYGTAVLSRWPIAESENTLLPKSGDDEQRGLLRTVLDAPGGAFVFANTHLQHGTDESVRVAQAELIIEILGDAPQRTVLVGDFNAEPGAESIDVIANRLPDAWAAAGDGDGLTYPSDNPHARIDFVFAAPDVKPAAMAVDAEDPSASDHLPLSGTFAF from the coding sequence ATGCGTCAACGTCAGTTCGCCGTCTCGCGGCGTTCGCTGCTGGGAGGTCTGGCCATCGGAGCCATCGGTGTGACCCTGGGTGCCCCGGGCACCGCCTCGGCCCGCCGCGCCGAGGCGCGGTTCGGCTGCTTCAACATCCACCACGGGGCCAGTCCCGACGACGTCATGGACCTGGAACGGATCGCCCGCCGTATCGAGGCACTGAACTGCGACGTCATCGGACTGCAAGAGGTGGACCGGTTCTGGAAACGCAGCGGTTTCGTCGACGAACCCGCCTGGCTGGCCGAGCGGCTGGGACTGGAGGTGGCCTTCGGCGCCAACCTGGACCTAGCCCCGGAAGAGCCGGGCAGGCCGCGCCGCCAGTACGGGACGGCGGTGCTGTCGCGGTGGCCCATCGCGGAATCGGAGAACACGTTGCTGCCGAAGTCCGGCGACGACGAGCAGCGGGGTCTGTTGCGGACGGTCCTGGACGCGCCCGGCGGTGCCTTCGTGTTCGCCAACACGCATCTACAGCACGGCACCGACGAGAGCGTGCGGGTGGCGCAGGCCGAGCTGATCATCGAGATCCTCGGCGACGCTCCACAACGTACGGTCCTGGTGGGTGACTTCAACGCGGAGCCGGGCGCGGAGTCCATCGACGTGATCGCCAACCGGCTCCCCGACGCCTGGGCCGCCGCCGGAGACGGCGACGGGCTCACCTATCCGTCCGACAATCCGCACGCCCGCATCGATTTCGTCTTCGCCGCGCCCGACGTGAAGCCCGCCGCGATGGCGGTCGACGCCGAGGACCCGTCAGCCTCCGACCACCTGCCGCTGTCGGGGACCTTCGCGTTTTAA
- a CDS encoding FG-GAP repeat protein, producing MALVQAAGPASAGEFVADPINDFDCDGQRDALDADSAASVGGHDAAGAVRVQYSGTAAAITIDQSTPGIAGSPETEDQFGTEVTAYDENGDGCDDLVIGASYEDLVDEGGEEQADAGMIWMIPGSAAGLDTQASTSLNLNSPGVPGSIAEYQWFGRTLSSGETQGGEPYLVAASPGYRTGSTQWAAGAVYYLRGDETYRITQDSPGVPGTAESYDYFGERIAVTDRYVAISAPGESIGSKSNAGMVHVFDHNLQGGVLTTVGAFHQDSPGISGTTETGDLFGDGLAVIGYRASASAPVSALVSAGSPGEAIGSSGGYTGMAHLIRVSSVNDLAQVSSVHQDSPGVLDVAEFNDGFGADTALATSKDDGIGSPATTHWAVEAWEFEDDGQGGENDNPQVHVFANLTDPGDGDRLIAGNDYGLPLASTPVIRSLDASDTYLYLTIPTDPTAVYGVPWQNILGGGSEETVIHRVDPW from the coding sequence GTGGCATTGGTTCAGGCGGCCGGTCCCGCCAGCGCGGGCGAGTTCGTCGCCGACCCGATCAACGACTTCGACTGCGACGGCCAACGGGACGCGCTGGACGCCGACAGTGCCGCGAGCGTGGGCGGGCACGACGCGGCCGGGGCCGTGCGGGTGCAGTACAGCGGCACCGCCGCCGCCATCACCATTGACCAGTCCACCCCGGGCATCGCGGGAAGCCCGGAGACCGAGGACCAGTTCGGCACCGAGGTCACCGCCTACGACGAGAACGGCGACGGTTGCGACGACCTGGTCATCGGTGCGTCCTATGAGGACCTTGTCGACGAGGGCGGCGAGGAGCAGGCCGACGCCGGGATGATCTGGATGATCCCGGGTTCGGCTGCGGGCCTTGACACCCAGGCGTCCACGAGCCTCAACCTCAACAGCCCGGGCGTCCCCGGCTCGATCGCCGAGTACCAGTGGTTCGGCCGCACCCTGTCGTCCGGCGAGACCCAAGGCGGCGAACCGTACCTGGTGGCCGCCAGCCCCGGCTACCGCACCGGCTCGACCCAGTGGGCCGCCGGAGCCGTCTACTACCTGCGCGGCGACGAGACCTACCGGATCACACAGGACAGTCCCGGGGTGCCGGGCACCGCCGAGTCCTACGACTACTTCGGTGAGCGTATCGCCGTGACCGACCGCTACGTCGCGATCAGCGCTCCCGGCGAATCCATTGGCAGCAAGTCGAACGCGGGCATGGTCCACGTCTTCGACCACAACCTGCAAGGCGGCGTCCTGACCACCGTCGGCGCCTTCCACCAGGACAGCCCGGGGATCTCCGGCACCACCGAGACCGGCGACCTGTTCGGCGACGGCCTGGCCGTCATCGGATACCGCGCCAGCGCGAGTGCTCCGGTCAGCGCTCTGGTCTCGGCCGGTTCGCCCGGCGAGGCGATCGGTTCCAGCGGCGGCTACACCGGCATGGCGCACCTGATCCGGGTGTCGTCGGTCAACGATCTCGCCCAGGTGTCCTCGGTGCACCAGGACTCGCCCGGCGTGCTGGACGTCGCCGAGTTCAACGACGGCTTCGGCGCCGACACCGCGCTGGCCACCTCCAAGGACGACGGCATCGGCAGCCCCGCCACGACCCACTGGGCGGTCGAGGCCTGGGAGTTCGAGGACGACGGGCAGGGCGGCGAGAACGACAACCCGCAGGTCCACGTCTTCGCCAACCTGACCGATCCCGGGGACGGTGACCGGCTCATCGCCGGGAACGACTACGGGCTGCCGCTGGCGAGCACCCCGGTGATCCGGTCCCTGGACGCCAGCGACACCTACCTGTACCTGACGATCCCGACGGATCCCACCGCCGTGTACGGCGTGCCGTGGCAGAACATCCTCGGCGGCGGCAGCGAGGAGACCGTGATCCACCGGGTCGATCCCTGGTAG